The Oncorhynchus masou masou isolate Uvic2021 chromosome 31, UVic_Omas_1.1, whole genome shotgun sequence genome includes a region encoding these proteins:
- the LOC135524312 gene encoding CD209 antigen-like protein A isoform X2, protein MENIYANISAETVKVLHDPNIETQDVTSSGMAGRQQFDNRVASDFEEEQTKLLTETDQLKGEIVNLQNKLLFMEHHFKMGWRHFGSSFYLFSTVEKTWEQSKQDCVGSGADLVIIDSREEQNFINGFNGMFWIGLSDRETEGSWKWVDGTPLTIEYWKSGEPNSYGGEEDCAERSLIYSNTEQSWNDVACGQLKLGICEKVAYP, encoded by the exons ATGGAGAATATTTATGCTAATATTAGTGCTGAAACCGTAAAGGTTCTTCATGACCCCAACATTGAGACCCAGGATGTCACCTCCAGTGGTATGGCAGGAAGGCAACAATTTG ACAACAGAGTGGCAAGTGACTTTGAGGAGGAGCAGACTAAGctattgacagagacagaccagctGAAGGGGGAGATAGTTAACCTTCAAAATAAATTATTGTTTATGG AACATCATTTTAAAATGGGATGGCGTCATTTTGGATCCAGTTTTTACCTCTTCTCCACTGTGGAGAAGACTTGGGAGCAGAGCAAACAGGACTGTGTAGGGAGTGGAGCCGACCTGGTTATCATAGACAGCAGAGAGGAAcag AATTTTATCAATGGATTCAATGGGATGTTCTGGATTggtctgtctgacagagagacagaggggtcatGGAAATGGGTGGATGGAACACCACTGACCAtaga GTACTGGAAGAGTGGAGAACCTAACAGTTACGGTGGTGAAGAGGACTGTGCTGAGAGAAGCTTAATTTATTCTAACACAGAGCAGAGCTGGAATGATGTAGCATGTGGTCAACTGAAGTTAGGGATCTGTGAGAAAGTGGCTTATCCGTAA
- the LOC135524312 gene encoding CD209 antigen-like protein A isoform X3, which produces MENIYANISAETVKVLHDPNIETQDVTSSGMAGRQQFAKSNHLKGAVVCLGLLCVLLLTGIIGLCAHYNRVASDFEEEQTKLLTETDQLKGEIVNLQNKLLFMEHHFKMGWRHFGSSFYLFSTVEKTWEQSKQDCVGSGADLVIIDSREEQRDRGVMEMGGWNTTDHRVLEEWRT; this is translated from the exons ATGGAGAATATTTATGCTAATATTAGTGCTGAAACCGTAAAGGTTCTTCATGACCCCAACATTGAGACCCAGGATGTCACCTCCAGTGGTATGGCAGGAAGGCAACAATTTG CAAAGAGTAACCACCTAAAAGGTGCTGTTGTGTGTCTGGGGCTGCTGTGCGTTCTTTTACTGACTGGGATCATAGGCCTTTGTGCCCACT ACAACAGAGTGGCAAGTGACTTTGAGGAGGAGCAGACTAAGctattgacagagacagaccagctGAAGGGGGAGATAGTTAACCTTCAAAATAAATTATTGTTTATGG AACATCATTTTAAAATGGGATGGCGTCATTTTGGATCCAGTTTTTACCTCTTCTCCACTGTGGAGAAGACTTGGGAGCAGAGCAAACAGGACTGTGTAGGGAGTGGAGCCGACCTGGTTATCATAGACAGCAGAGAGGAAcag agagacagaggggtcatGGAAATGGGTGGATGGAACACCACTGACCAtaga GTACTGGAAGAGTGGAGAACCTAA
- the LOC135524312 gene encoding CD209 antigen-like protein E isoform X1: MENIYANISAETVKVLHDPNIETQDVTSSGMAGRQQFAKSNHLKGAVVCLGLLCVLLLTGIIGLCAHYNRVASDFEEEQTKLLTETDQLKGEIVNLQNKLLFMEHHFKMGWRHFGSSFYLFSTVEKTWEQSKQDCVGSGADLVIIDSREEQNFINGFNGMFWIGLSDRETEGSWKWVDGTPLTIEYWKSGEPNSYGGEEDCAERSLIYSNTEQSWNDVACGQLKLGICEKVAYP, from the exons ATGGAGAATATTTATGCTAATATTAGTGCTGAAACCGTAAAGGTTCTTCATGACCCCAACATTGAGACCCAGGATGTCACCTCCAGTGGTATGGCAGGAAGGCAACAATTTG CAAAGAGTAACCACCTAAAAGGTGCTGTTGTGTGTCTGGGGCTGCTGTGCGTTCTTTTACTGACTGGGATCATAGGCCTTTGTGCCCACT ACAACAGAGTGGCAAGTGACTTTGAGGAGGAGCAGACTAAGctattgacagagacagaccagctGAAGGGGGAGATAGTTAACCTTCAAAATAAATTATTGTTTATGG AACATCATTTTAAAATGGGATGGCGTCATTTTGGATCCAGTTTTTACCTCTTCTCCACTGTGGAGAAGACTTGGGAGCAGAGCAAACAGGACTGTGTAGGGAGTGGAGCCGACCTGGTTATCATAGACAGCAGAGAGGAAcag AATTTTATCAATGGATTCAATGGGATGTTCTGGATTggtctgtctgacagagagacagaggggtcatGGAAATGGGTGGATGGAACACCACTGACCAtaga GTACTGGAAGAGTGGAGAACCTAACAGTTACGGTGGTGAAGAGGACTGTGCTGAGAGAAGCTTAATTTATTCTAACACAGAGCAGAGCTGGAATGATGTAGCATGTGGTCAACTGAAGTTAGGGATCTGTGAGAAAGTGGCTTATCCGTAA